The genomic DNA TCGGTACACCGTAAACTAACTTACGGAATATGCAGGTTACATATTGTGGCGTATGCTCCCGCCCTAGAATCGGACCACTGCAAATCCTGTGGATTTttaaggcgactaagggacatatacCTTAATAGCTGATAAGCGATGATAGAATCCCCAAAGAGGGTTCGTTAGTCTGTTCTAAAAgtatagccaaatcttcaaaatttaatgattgattttttacCCCCTGGGCATCGCAGCTCCGAATGTGACCTGAAGCACGCGATGCAGCTCATCGAGGGCGGGGCCACATGACATGGAATCAAGATGTCGacaatagtttattattttaacgatTTTCATCactacatacataatacaaaacaaagtcacttcccGCTGTCCGTCGATCCCTATGTATGcgtctttaaaactacgcaacggattttaatgctttgttttttatatagatagtgCGATAGGTACCTGAAGTacgtttagatgtataattttcttatggttttatccgagcgaagtcgggccGTGCTGCTAGTACGTTATAAAGGCGGGGAATTCGCAAGCAATTACATAAAAgtgatgaattaaaaaattagctactttccaactagtcaaatcaaataattgtttgaaaaaaacaacatggagcttgtatgacaattatgtacctattgtgacgtcactaaTATACTTTGATGACACTGAAAACATagtaaatctcgtaattaataaaacttatcaattaaagtgacgttcaattattgtatttggttATTCAGTCAAGTATGTATGTAGCCAATTAATggattaaaaaatttttttttttttttcagcaaaTCCAACAGCAATACAGAGTCCGTTCAGGCGTGCCGAGGTGCTGGGGCAGCATGTCGGAGGGGGGCGGGGTGTCGGCCGCCGGCGGGGACTCCGCCAAGACCAACCTCATCGTCAACTACCTGCCGCAAACGATGACCGAGAAGGACCTTTATGCCATGTTCATGACTGTTGGCCCAATCGAGAGCTGCCGTGTTATGAAGGATTTTAAGGTTAGATCAAAACTAAAGGTGCTCAGGATGTCATCATCACTTATtcacgactacttaccgccatctagtggcaggtagtcgcatacacactagtgaactaaactgtccaccagcgTGTCCGTCTAtggaaactactatatatgagtgagattggtacacaaactcatatggcacgagtaggatacgaacctgagacctttagATCCACAGATCTTaacaattacaccaccacctcTTCACACCTCAGcatgttacaaaatgttatataacaCTTGATTTCTTTGACACTCTTTTGTCAATAATGTGTTTGAGAAAAGAGACACCAAAGtgttatataaacattttgtaacatgCTGAGTTGAGCATCTTTACATAATACCTTTTTGCAGACGTCCTCTCCATAcggtcgtattcctcatggctgagggtcgtggtcactaaatttcatagaccaccttgattgcggtgaaggaaaacatcgtgaggaaaccactgctggacagtttagttcactagtgcaTATGCGATTGTTCGCCattagatggcggtaggtagtcgtaaagagtcatgtcagatgtctttaggtgacttgattaaaatctgacaccagtgttggcAATAGCACACTcgaaaagagaaagaaaagaGAACTTGTCGGTTTACGCAAGACGTACCCGTACCAGCGCAGACGGCACTCGTGGACTTTTCTGTTATTGACTTGAAGTTCCTTACGCTGTCTCTAAAGTCTTTGACCTCTAGACTGGAGAAAACACTGAAGACGAGAAGAGAAGAAAACGATGAAGTTTACATTTCAGTGGCCGGATCTAACTGGTGTAATTTGCGACTAGGGTTGCCATACGTCCGGAATTTTCCTGACAAGTCCGGAAATATAGGCCTTTGTCCGGAATTCGGAGGGAATCTTAAACCGTCCGGAATTTCTACAATTAAGTGACGAgtcaaaaaaagaaatgaaaaattcacatttattaattatttttattataaatcaaaggTACCTTTAACCTATAACTTTTCAAactaacaataacatttatttttataacaatattacttATGATATTTAATGCTCccataaatattcttaaacaCTTCAGAATCTTAAATTCGAACgatttggtttatttattcatttgcaTTGCACGGTGTATTAATGAAACATGAAACAtacattaatgtaataaaatgacgtcaaaatgaaaataaaagaaagtccACAATTTTCATCAAATGTCAGGAATTTTCTCCGGACTTTTTgatatattgattttgatgatattttgaTCTGAACACCTTATTTGCGACCCCATATTCGGTCAGCCTGAAAGTACAGGTCTACAAATACATGATAAGACCTGTCCTTCTATATGGTACTGAAGCGTGGTCGGTGCTCTAGCAGCACAATAATTGCGACTCACGGAGATTTCAATGCTCCGTCGTAGGCGCGGTGCCTGTGGAGGCAAACAcgagaaatgctggcttgatctCGTGATGTATGCTGACAactgtgcgaagtggagacgaaaaggTAATAAAGCGTTCCCTGGGCTCTGGAAGAAACGCTCTGAAACGCTCAAcagctgaggaaggaacccgGAATATGCGAGAGAGAGTTGAAGTGTACATTCTATTTGaagttctttattatttttggtcTTCGTCTTCGATTACTTGCAATATACCCACATGTTGTATACTACCTATACTTATTACTAATCGCTATCATACTCTAAATTGTGATGTTGTGTGTCGGTTGCAGACTGGCTACAGTTACGGGTTTGGATTCGTCAACTTCACTCGCGAGGAGGACGCGGCGCGCGCGATAGACACCTTCAACGGGTACCAGCTCAGGAACAAGCGATTAAAGGTACTTCCGGCCAATATTTTGGTTACCCTTTGAAGAATTACACAATTATAGaatcacataaataaattacaattacatttcacaattataaaatcacataGTTAAAATTCACTCGAAAAGAGAGGATGAAAACTGATATCATGTAATAATAGGCCTATTTTCCACCATAAACACTTACAAAAATGCATGTTTAATGTTTATGATAgattagatgttgcccggggcttcgctcccgtgggaattttgagataaaatgtatagcaatcttggataatgtacttcTCTAATGgtgatagaatttttgaaataggttcggtagtttcggagattacccgcctcaaacatacaaactcacaaacgcttatctctttatagtAATTTAGATCTCATAAAAAGTAAACGCGAAATGTCGTTatctatcaataaaaatgaagCGTTGATGTTATatgtctattttaaaaatgatttgttcAAATGTCAAAAAGGCCATATTCGGTCGCCATATTCGTTCAGTGACGTCATTCCGTTAGTAATCCTACACTGAACGAGTATGTGCAAGAGTGAGTTAGATGAAATTACTGAGTGACGTCACGAGCCGAATCGCATGTCGACTGGTGTTTCCGAATTCATACAgctaaatttaactttattcggtttaataaaattgaaataaaaaatcgaatgGTTAATTGCAACCTCACGATTGATTTTAGACAGTTAGTTAAAAAGGGGATAACACCCTATTTTTCAGGTATCATACGCCCGGCCGTCAGGCGACGACATAAAGGAGACGAATCTATACGTGACCAACCTTCCTCGCGCCATAACCGAAGACCAGCTGGAGACTATATTCGGCAAGTACGGCAGGATAGTGCAAAAACACATCCTGAGGGACAAGAGCAACGGCACTCCCAGAGGGGTCGCCTTTGTTAGGTTAGTAgcaaaaaagtataataagaAGGTAAACAGCTATGCAGCCCACTTGATGTGCGTGATCACCGCTACCCTCGTACACTCCGAATGAATCTGCGACATTTTGGTGACGCGCAAAAATGTTCCTAAAggataatattgaaatttgaagattttttctaaatgtcaAAGACATGAGACAAACTGTTGTTCATCGATACGTGATATGTTTTAACATTGGATACTTATCGAGCGTAGAGCTCATTTCTTTCcaatgatttaaaattctttattcaatttaataattacaaaaaattattaaattaattatattgtttcgTTTCGAAGTGaaagaaagacaaaaaaatataccttcagttttataatattagttcatAACTCATATATTGGTTACAGATTCGACAAAAGAGAAGAAGCGCAAGAAGCGATAGCTGCGTTAAACAATGTGATACCAGAGGGCGGCACTGAGCCCCTCAGTGTTAAGGTCggtggcgccatctattacacgttttaatttcttatccCAATCAGATTTTGCACCTTGTGGTCTGGTAATaaggttaaaaataatgatttatcgAACATTCATATCGGGTAATTTAGTCTTGTTTTGTCTCGGCCTCAAAAGGCActtcaactttttatttttacattagaGCAAAATGCCTAGATGAATTTAGTTTAGAGTAaactcattcattcattcaatagtGTTTTCAAACCGAATGAAAACGTCAATCAAACAATGACCTTATTTCGTaagattttaaatcaaaaacaatatgACTGGTCTGATTATATATTGCTCAAAATACTTTTGTTCAAGTACGCAACCGATAGTCGTCCGATCGGTAGGACAAAGACGGTTGGACCATCTGGCAAGAGGTGGTATGGAGCGCTGTGATTGGCcgatataatgataatattttgtaggctgaaataaaatttcattatgtaaaatttttgatttctGCGCAGGTGCATcgctataaattataaagagtAGGTAGTACTTGTAGTGttcaatttctttaattttattcttgcCTTGTATCTCCATATAAACTAATTCTtcagaattttatatttcaacttAATTACGACTATCTATAGTAAGTGGATGCTTTAGAGCAAATTTCTTAGTTTTGTaataagataaacaaaaaaaaatgtccaaTAGATATTAATAACCTATTTTTACCTCTTAAAAAGATGTgctataaacataaataaataaaaaaatattaaccgTGCACTATACAAAGGAAAAAACACCTTTCGTGTGTagataatttgtaataacGTATTGAATTACACTTAAATCACAATACAAATAGCAAACGAGTATCGCGCTGTCTCGCTCTTTACGCCACCACGAGAAATCTATCCATCACTTTCGCACACCAGCCGCACGTGGGTTTTGCATGTACAATTGGCGGGGCGTGGGTCTAAATTTGTCATTTGCCTTCCGGCAGCCGACGGCAACGGACGCGATCTACAAGCGTTCGGCGGCGGCCGTGTGGCGCGCCAGCAGTCGACTGCGGCTGCACAGTGACACTATGGTGCGAATTAGGGCTAAATTTTTGCCGCTGGACGATTAAATACAGAGAGGATGtcttgtcattttatttaaaaaaaaaaaactttatgttGTAACTGGAATGGTCGATTCGAGAAAGAAGTCTTGAAGTTTAACACTTTAGATGTAACAATAAgtaaactaaaacaaatagtaaaattatttctggCGAATTATGTTACAAGGGTTAACCTATGATGTACCTACCATTAAGTGTCCGATTTACTATGTAggacatattttatgtatttcgaTTAGCTTTACATCAATCATTGTTTTGGAAGAGTTGGAGGCATATATATgccataatataaaatgcttTAGGGTAGTCGTCTTTTGTGTTAAATATGTAGTTACTGTTCTTCTTCCATTTTCTTGAtgacatttcttttttcactataattatttttgagtaagtacctatttttttttgtgacctgaacttataaatgttttaatatgaaGATCATAAACGATACGCTGCATCgctcccacaaaacaaaataaagttcattgaaa from Plodia interpunctella isolate USDA-ARS_2022_Savannah chromosome 21, ilPloInte3.2, whole genome shotgun sequence includes the following:
- the LOC128679504 gene encoding sex-lethal homolog isoform X3, encoding MSEGGGVSAAGGDSAKTNLIVNYLPQTMTEKDLYAMFMTVGPIESCRVMKDFKTGYSYGFGFVNFTREEDAARAIDTFNGYQLRNKRLKVSYARPSGDDIKETNLYVTNLPRAITEDQLETIFGKYGRIVQKHILRDKSNGTPRGVAFVRFDKREEAQEAIAALNNVIPEGGTEPLSVKVAEEHGKQKAAYYAGWAAGFHHNRGDFAWGCGSCMMPDPWERFSSPPLGGSHPSTPRNGCRPGACANRMYPNYLPGKGRGNRGGRNPPWAAFSEDRFKGQRCRNGPAPYW
- the LOC128679504 gene encoding sex-lethal homolog isoform X2; the protein is MCDRYPGYLFGGTPVSSWDRGFNSLENQIQQQYRVRSGVPRCWGSMSEGGGVSAAGGDSAKTNLIVNYLPQTMTEKDLYAMFMTVGPIESCRVMKDFKTGYSYGFGFVNFTREEDAARAIDTFNGYQLRNKRLKVSYARPSGDDIKETNLYVTNLPRAITEDQLETIFGKYGRIVQKHILRDKSNGTPRGVAFVRFDKREEAQEAIAALNNVIPEGGTEPLSVKVAEEHGKQKAAYYAGWAAGFHHNRASVPHVPVRHHSLDQLDMLHRQDYTTNYGMYSGSSNRFLRRDFYNQPSYMSHHRPF
- the LOC128679504 gene encoding sex-lethal homolog isoform X1, whose translation is MCDRYPGYLFGGTPVSSWDRGFNSLENQIQQQYRVRSGVPRCWGSMSEGGGVSAAGGDSAKTNLIVNYLPQTMTEKDLYAMFMTVGPIESCRVMKDFKTGYSYGFGFVNFTREEDAARAIDTFNGYQLRNKRLKVSYARPSGDDIKETNLYVTNLPRAITEDQLETIFGKYGRIVQKHILRDKSNGTPRGVAFVRFDKREEAQEAIAALNNVIPEGGTEPLSVKVAEEHGKQKAAYYAGWAAGFHHNRGDFAWGCGSCMMPDPWERFSSPPLGGSHPSTPRNGCRPGACANRMYPNYLPGKGRGNRGGRNPPWAAFSEDRFKGQRCRNGPAPYW
- the LOC128679504 gene encoding sex-lethal homolog isoform X4; translation: MCDRYPGYLFGGTPVSSWDRGFNSLENQIQQQYRVRSGVPRCWGSMSEGGGVSAAGGDSAKTNLIVNYLPQTMTEKDLYAMFMTVGPIESCRVMKDFKTGYSYGFGFVNFTREEDAARAIDTFNGYQLRNKRLKVSYARPSGDDIKETNLYVTNLPRAITEDQLETIFGKYGRIVQKHILRDKSNGTPRGVAFVRFDKREEAQEAIAALNNVIPEGGTEPLSVKVAEEHGKQKAAYYAGWAAGFHHNRDS